A DNA window from Castanea sativa cultivar Marrone di Chiusa Pesio chromosome 7, ASM4071231v1 contains the following coding sequences:
- the LOC142643243 gene encoding beta-galactosidase 15-like isoform X2, translating into MWADLIKKAKEGGLDMIETYVFWNAHEPSRREYDFSDNLDFIRFLKTVQDEGLYAFLRIGPYICGEWNYGGLPVWLHNMPGIELRTANSVFMNEMQNFTTKIVDMVKNEKLFASQGGPIILAQIENEYGNIMTSYGDAGKAYIDWCANMAESFQIGVPWVMCQQSDAPQPMINTCNGFYCDSFTPNNPNSPKIWTENWTGWFKSWGDKDPHRTAEDVAFAVARFFQNGGTLQNYYMYHGGTNFGRTAGGPYITTSYDYDAPLDEYGNLNQPKWGHLKQLHAVLKSMEMTLTHGNVSTIDFNNSVSATIYATNESSSCFLGNANSSTDATINFQGNQYMVPAWSVTILPDCKNEGYNTAKVNTQTSVMVKTANIADKNDGATLSWSWRPEILKDTIFQRKRYVSAHQLIDQKAATNDTSDYLWYITSVDIKEDDPIWSHDMSLKVNGSGQIIHAYVNGKYTGSEWAKYGVSNSVFEQKVQLNPGRNQIALLSVTVGLANYGPMFDMIQTGIPGPVQLVVQKGDETIIKDLSSYKWTYKVGLNGLEDKFYDLDSLQATFKAPLGTDPIVLDLQGMGKGFAWVNGFNIGRYWPTYIADEDGCDVEYHVPRSLIKDDENTLVLFEEFGGNPSLVNFQTITIGSVCGNAYESNNTLELSCNERPISSIKFASFGTPQGTCGSFQKGSCDSTKDALSILQNACVGKNTCTIEVSEETFGAVDCGGVPKRLAVEAVC; encoded by the exons ATGTGGGCCGACCTAataaagaaagcaaaagaaggtGGACTAGATATGATTGAGACTTATGTGTTTTGGAATGCTCATGAGCCATCTCGTCGCGAGTATGATTTTTCTGATAACCTTGATTTCATAAGGTTTCTCAAAACCGTTCAAGACGAAGGACTCTATGCTTTTCTTCGTATTGGCCCTTATATTTGTGGCGAATGGAACTATGg AGGGTTACCTGTTTGGTTGCATAATATGCCTGGTATTGAGCTTCGGACTGCAAACAGTGTATTTATG aatGAGATGCAAAATTTTACTACTAAGATAGTTGACATGGTTAAAAACGAGAAGCTTTTTGCATCACAAGGAGGTCCTATTATTCTTGCTCAG attgagAATGAATATGGAAATATAATGACATCTTATGGGGATGCTGGAAAAGCATATATTGATTGGTGTGCAAATATGGCTGAATCATTTCAAATAGGAGTTCCATGGGTCATGTGTCAACAAAGCGATGCTCCACAACCAATG ATCAATACATGCAATGGATTCTACTGTGATTCATTCACTCCAAATAATCCTAATAGTCCCAAAATCTGGACTGAGAATTGGACTGGCTG GTTTAAGAGTTGGGGTGACAAAGATCCACACAGAACCGCTGAGGATGTTGCTTTTGCTGTAGCAAGGTTTTTCCAAAATGGAGGCACActtcaaaattattatatg TACCATGGTGGCACTAATTTTGGCCGCACAGCTGGTGGCCCCTACATTACCACTTCATATGATTATGATGCTCCTCTTGATGAATATG GAAATTTAAATCAACCAAAATGGGGGCACTTGAAACAACTGCATGCGGTTTTGAAGTCAATGGAGATGACTCTTACTCATGGGAATGTTTCCACCATTGACTTCAACAATTCTGTTTCG GCCACTATATATGCAACAAATGAGTCTTCAAGTTGCTTTTTGGGGAATGCAAACAGTTCCACCGATgctacaatcaattttcaagGGAATCAATATATGGTTCCAGCTTGGTCTGTTACCATCCTTCCAGATTGCAAAAATGAAGGATACAATACAGCAAAG GTGAATACTCAAACTTCAGTGATGGTAAAGACAGCAAACATAGCTGATAAGAATGATGGTGCAACTCTGAGTTGGTCGTGGAGGCCTGAGATTCTTAAGGATACTATATTTCAAAGAAAACGATATGTTTCTGCACACCAACTCATTGATCAAAAAGCTGCTACTAATGACACTAGTGATTATCTGTGGTACATTACAAG tgTGGATATTAAAGAAGATGATCCAATTTGGAGTCATGATATGTCCCTCAAAGTAAATGGCAGCGGACAAATTATTCATGCATATGTCAATGGAAAATATACTG GATCCGAATGGGCCAAGTATGGAGTTTCTAATTCTGTATTTGAGCAAAAGGTGCAACTAAATCCAGGAAGAAATCAAATTGCGTTGCTTAGTGTTACAGTCGGTTTAGCA AATTATGGGCCAATGTTTGATATGATACAAACTGGCATTCCTGGACCTGTTCAATTGGTAGTACAAAAAGGAGATGAGACAATTATTAAAGATTTATCTTCATATAAATGGACTTACAAGGTTGGATTGAATGGGTTGGAAGATAAGTTCTATGATTTGGATTCTCTCCAA gccACATTTAAAGCTCCTTTGGGCACAGATCCAATAGTTTTAGATTTACAAGGAATGGGTAAAGGTTTTGCTTGGGTTAATGGCTTTAATATTGGACGATATTGGCCAACCTATATTGCCGATGAGGATGGCTGTGATGTTGA gTATCATGTTCCACGATCATTAATTAAAGATGATGAAAATACATTGGTATTGTTTgaggaatttggtggtaacccatCATTAGTCAATTTTCAAACAATCACAATTGGAAGTGTGTGTGGCAATGCATATGAGAGTAATAATACATTGGAATTGTCATGCAATGaacgtccaatttcatcaattaaaTTTGCTAGTTTTGGTACTCCACAAGGTACCTGTGGATCATTTCAGAAAGGCAGTTGTGATTCAACAAAAGATGCATTGTCCATCCTCCAAAat gcTTGTGTTGGTAAAAACACTTGCACAATTGAGGTTTCTGAAGAGACATTTGGAGCAGTAGATTGTGGTGGAGTCCCCAAAAGACTAGCTGTGGAGGCTGTGTGCTAA
- the LOC142643243 gene encoding beta-galactosidase 7-like isoform X1, producing the protein MWADLIKKAKEGGLDMIETYVFWNAHEPSRREYDFSDNLDFIRFLKTVQDEGLYAFLRIGPYICGEWNYGGLPVWLHNMPGIELRTANSVFMNEMQNFTTKIVDMVKNEKLFASQGGPIILAQIENEYGNIMTSYGDAGKAYIDWCANMAESFQIGVPWVMCQQSDAPQPMINTCNGFYCDSFTPNNPNSPKIWTENWTGWFKSWGDKDPHRTAEDVAFAVARFFQNGGTLQNYYMYHGGTNFGRTAGGPYITTSYDYDAPLDEYGNLNQPKWGHLKQLHAVLKSMEMTLTHGNVSTIDFNNSVSATIYATNESSSCFLGNANSSTDATINFQGNQYMVPAWSVTILPDCKNEGYNTAKVNTQTSVMVKTANIADKNDGATLSWSWRPEILKDTIFQRKRYVSAHQLIDQKAATNDTSDYLWYITSVDIKEDDPIWSHDMSLKVNGSGQIIHAYVNGKYTGSEWAKYGVSNSVFEQKVQLNPGRNQIALLSVTVGLANYGPMFDMIQTGIPGPVQLVVQKGDETIIKDLSSYKWTYKVGLNGLEDKFYDLDSLQVWKWQAQQFPINRNFTWYKATFKAPLGTDPIVLDLQGMGKGFAWVNGFNIGRYWPTYIADEDGCDVEVCDYRGSYDSSKCLTNCGQATQRWYHVPRSLIKDDENTLVLFEEFGGNPSLVNFQTITIGSVCGNAYESNNTLELSCNERPISSIKFASFGTPQGTCGSFQKGSCDSTKDALSILQNACVGKNTCTIEVSEETFGAVDCGGVPKRLAVEAVC; encoded by the exons ATGTGGGCCGACCTAataaagaaagcaaaagaaggtGGACTAGATATGATTGAGACTTATGTGTTTTGGAATGCTCATGAGCCATCTCGTCGCGAGTATGATTTTTCTGATAACCTTGATTTCATAAGGTTTCTCAAAACCGTTCAAGACGAAGGACTCTATGCTTTTCTTCGTATTGGCCCTTATATTTGTGGCGAATGGAACTATGg AGGGTTACCTGTTTGGTTGCATAATATGCCTGGTATTGAGCTTCGGACTGCAAACAGTGTATTTATG aatGAGATGCAAAATTTTACTACTAAGATAGTTGACATGGTTAAAAACGAGAAGCTTTTTGCATCACAAGGAGGTCCTATTATTCTTGCTCAG attgagAATGAATATGGAAATATAATGACATCTTATGGGGATGCTGGAAAAGCATATATTGATTGGTGTGCAAATATGGCTGAATCATTTCAAATAGGAGTTCCATGGGTCATGTGTCAACAAAGCGATGCTCCACAACCAATG ATCAATACATGCAATGGATTCTACTGTGATTCATTCACTCCAAATAATCCTAATAGTCCCAAAATCTGGACTGAGAATTGGACTGGCTG GTTTAAGAGTTGGGGTGACAAAGATCCACACAGAACCGCTGAGGATGTTGCTTTTGCTGTAGCAAGGTTTTTCCAAAATGGAGGCACActtcaaaattattatatg TACCATGGTGGCACTAATTTTGGCCGCACAGCTGGTGGCCCCTACATTACCACTTCATATGATTATGATGCTCCTCTTGATGAATATG GAAATTTAAATCAACCAAAATGGGGGCACTTGAAACAACTGCATGCGGTTTTGAAGTCAATGGAGATGACTCTTACTCATGGGAATGTTTCCACCATTGACTTCAACAATTCTGTTTCG GCCACTATATATGCAACAAATGAGTCTTCAAGTTGCTTTTTGGGGAATGCAAACAGTTCCACCGATgctacaatcaattttcaagGGAATCAATATATGGTTCCAGCTTGGTCTGTTACCATCCTTCCAGATTGCAAAAATGAAGGATACAATACAGCAAAG GTGAATACTCAAACTTCAGTGATGGTAAAGACAGCAAACATAGCTGATAAGAATGATGGTGCAACTCTGAGTTGGTCGTGGAGGCCTGAGATTCTTAAGGATACTATATTTCAAAGAAAACGATATGTTTCTGCACACCAACTCATTGATCAAAAAGCTGCTACTAATGACACTAGTGATTATCTGTGGTACATTACAAG tgTGGATATTAAAGAAGATGATCCAATTTGGAGTCATGATATGTCCCTCAAAGTAAATGGCAGCGGACAAATTATTCATGCATATGTCAATGGAAAATATACTG GATCCGAATGGGCCAAGTATGGAGTTTCTAATTCTGTATTTGAGCAAAAGGTGCAACTAAATCCAGGAAGAAATCAAATTGCGTTGCTTAGTGTTACAGTCGGTTTAGCA AATTATGGGCCAATGTTTGATATGATACAAACTGGCATTCCTGGACCTGTTCAATTGGTAGTACAAAAAGGAGATGAGACAATTATTAAAGATTTATCTTCATATAAATGGACTTACAAGGTTGGATTGAATGGGTTGGAAGATAAGTTCTATGATTTGGATTCTCTCCAAGTTTGGAAATGGCAAGCCCAACAATTTCCTATCAATAGGAATTTCACTTGGTATAAG gccACATTTAAAGCTCCTTTGGGCACAGATCCAATAGTTTTAGATTTACAAGGAATGGGTAAAGGTTTTGCTTGGGTTAATGGCTTTAATATTGGACGATATTGGCCAACCTATATTGCCGATGAGGATGGCTGTGATGTTGAAGTTTGTGATTATCGTGGTTCATATGATAGCTCAAAATGTTTAACCAATTGTGGCCAAGCTACACAAAGATG gTATCATGTTCCACGATCATTAATTAAAGATGATGAAAATACATTGGTATTGTTTgaggaatttggtggtaacccatCATTAGTCAATTTTCAAACAATCACAATTGGAAGTGTGTGTGGCAATGCATATGAGAGTAATAATACATTGGAATTGTCATGCAATGaacgtccaatttcatcaattaaaTTTGCTAGTTTTGGTACTCCACAAGGTACCTGTGGATCATTTCAGAAAGGCAGTTGTGATTCAACAAAAGATGCATTGTCCATCCTCCAAAat gcTTGTGTTGGTAAAAACACTTGCACAATTGAGGTTTCTGAAGAGACATTTGGAGCAGTAGATTGTGGTGGAGTCCCCAAAAGACTAGCTGTGGAGGCTGTGTGCTAA